CGCATGCGCGAATGTGTGGTATTTATTGCGTGTACATGTGTTGTTCCGGTTCTGCACTGTTCCAGATTCTAAACCGATCGTGTCGATATCATAATCTGACCTTAACACGCATGCGTCCGCAGCCTGTCAACGCAGTAGCAGAGCAAAGCCGTGTTTGACTCACTCCCGCCGTTTAAATCCGCGCCGAACCGAAGCCCGTGTTCGGGGGACCGGGACTGGGGTCGGGGGAGAGCGCGGAGCACCGATCGGTCGGGTCTGTCCCGCTCCCGGGTCTGCCGTGCGCGGAGGCTTTTCGGAGTCGCGCGCTCGCTGCTCCGTTCTTCAGgatctccttcagcctcctgtTGACGCAGCAGGAAGCGGAGCAGCGCGCAGCCGCTGAAGCCCGCGGAGGAGGAGACGCGGAGCGGCCCCGGTCCCCGGGGATACGGGGACCGGGGCCGCTCCGCGTCCGATGTCTCTTCCCGAACCACTTCCATTTCTCAAATTAACAGAATAATCAgtctgttttagaaaaaattgaAAGGATTTCTTTTCAATTGTTAATATAACTTAAGCAAGCTCTGCTCCATCCTGGCATTTTCAATTGTTGTGTAACGGGATGCCCTAAAAAAATCTGGTCTACAATCAGTTTACAGGTTCTCCTCCCATCAGAAACCCTTACCTCTGTCAATCATCTCTCCTTTCATCCACCTGCTTCTCTTTGCAAAAGCTGAGTCAGCATTTTTGTTTCTGAAGTACTAAGATTTCTCCAGGGACCTCAAGGTCCTCTACCCCACAGAAACATCTTTTTCATGTTCACATGTCATTTTCTAAACCGGGTTACAGCAGATCTATGGTGCTTCTCTGACACAGTCTGTCTCTGGGATAACAGGTCAGGAATCTGAGCTTCAGTTCAAAGAACACACAATGAGCAGGAACTCTCACTTTTTTCATTATTCGTTACTCTTCATTACTGTTCATAACTATTTCGTTTATTCCGTTTTTGTGCTGAATTTGTCTGAGTTTAATTGGTTACTTTAACttcctattttgtttttttaaacccatttgCTGCTTCATGTGGGTTGAACCCATTTCCTGGTTCtacaggtcagaggtcaggccAGGCCCACTGCAGGGTGATTGTAAGAAGTTTGATCAAACTCTTTTGGTGAAGCACAAAGAGCTAAAACATAAGGATTCAGTTACGTTTTAAATATTCTCTTGAATAAATGTACAATTTgttgaatacatttttgtcatgtgacttcatttaaatgttttttgcacATTGGATTTTGAAAACCTTCATCTCAGTGTTGGATCATGAAAGCAGTTCATAGTTTTGGAGAGAGGTACCTAACAAACCCATCCGTGTTCATTTTTACCTTCAATTCTATGTCTCAAAATCCTTAATATGAAGCTGAGACAAATTTTAGCTCCTGCAGAAAAATATTTGACGTCTTACTTGCTGAGAATGTCACAGTTAGGCAGGTAAGAGGAAACCCAGATGCAgggaaaaatccccaaaatgtATTGACACGACATTCAAAGACCTGTTTGACGCACTCGCCTGAAAGCAGAACATGCTGACACTGAAGGCTCTAGCAGAGTTATTTAAATACTCTTAgactcatttttttaagtgcagGATGCTGTGACTGCTTAACATGTTTCACAGGAGAATGGGCGGAGTCACAGACAGCCTGCACATAAGCCAAataaaagaatggaaaaaaacactaaacaagCAGAACATGACCGAGGGTTGTTGCTTTAAAATGCTGAAAGTTCAGCTGAAATTTAAATAGACTTGTTTCTcctctgtttattttattgtacaCATCACAGCAAACACTGGGTCCTTTGCCGTTTCTGAAATACATATGTTCAAAGTCCATCATTCATTTTCCAAACCAGTCTAATCTGAAGCCAATCCCAGCCTCCTTTGGACATTTAAGATTGACAGTTCCTCAACTTCTCTGCTAGTTTGTTGTGCTTCAGCTCTTAGTCCAGCAGTTTATAGTTTTTTATAGGTCGGTCCGTCACTTTCTGTCCCTGATGAGGATTCAGTCTTCTCCCCTCAGTGTGTTTCTGTGCCCTTCCCGCTCTAAATCTGCCTCAGGATCACAGATTCTTGATTAGTACGCCTCCTCTCTTGGATTGTTGTGCTTCAACCTCTGTGAGTTTCTCTGCTTTGGATTTGGTAAGCTGCTGTGGAGGTTCGAGGTGATctgattcaagattcaaaggggTTTATAGTCAAATGTACAGTAAGGAAATGGGTTTCCCTGTACAATGAGATGCTTACTGTGCTGTTCGCTCTGAATGGCATAAGGTTAAAGAAAAGATGGGGTATCTGAAACAttcacacaaaatgtaaaatataactATGTAGTAAATGACGAAAACTATATACAAATCAGCTTTTGTGCAAATTCAGCTGAgaataaatgtgtaaaagagACTTTCGTGAGGTGAACAGTGTACTGAGCCTTCCAggtgccagtggttaaaaaaaactgataaaccATGCGCACGGATTAATCAATTGTGCTCCTACTGTTAAGTAAACCGTGCACGCACATATTGCATgtgcatgtctctgagcagagcagctggactcgtagcttcgtgtttgcagtgctttgttacggtgtgcgCAACAGAGAAGGCTTCAGACCGCAGTCCGTCTAGCTGTTCTGTCTGAGCGAGGtgctggactcaggagaaccgtgtctcttGAGAGATTTGTGTCTCCAAGCAGAGAAGCAGCTTTGGGACAGGCGGAGGCGCCTTTTGAATGAACAGTCCTGGGAAACTggacaatcatgtgaatttgtgttaccattggggtccagacaaaataaaggctgatgttattccagtttaagtttatccacggctaaatgttgtattgacctaatcctaacccttctttcGGGTCTGTTCCaccaataataaagcactggccaCACGAATTTCAAAAAACTATAAGCAGACAtacatttaataataatcataacaataataaaagcctgtttagaagatcatctagCTCTATTTCGGAACTTTGTTTACAACGACACTCAAATTTTTTCTTCTATGGACATGTCGTACTTTATCCtgaccaatcactatcttacacgtcatcggaccaacagTAGTTGCTCATTACTACTGTAatgccaatcaaatagtgtgacgtcatcattggtagCAGGCCGTGTTCGGGGGCCTGGAGTCCCGCTTTTTAGCTAAATAGAAAAAtagcaaaatcaaaaacctgtgtagttttctagagtataatttctgcagaggcagagcagcagtagtttctTAGAAATTAACTTCTTAGTTGAGGGCggaactgttggcgtggagtaagcccacccccttcccatcatccagcCGTTTACACGGTCATCAACTAGcgcacagcccctcacacccctaacccacaattatttttgcaacaaaaatggcaagcaatgttggagcttcCCAGCCATacaattttgatccagatgccttCTCAGACGAGACAGGCAGACAtccatggatctagttgtctacaagaggatgcatcagaatggagcagagcagggagcgtACGGCTTGCCTTTAGAGGTTCtgtgtcacacctacaagctttttctcttttgtatatctgctcctgattcacagcgatttgaataaagaactaaaCTCTGaacattgtttaattttttttttttttaacccttgtgctatctcagatgaccccacccttacattgacgtgtactccctaccatgacaaaggtggataaaggtggaaacatttcatgtaatccatggacaccagtgaagatcacaaatcattgaagaaaaaaggttcagagcattgtctagtgggtctagatgacccaactcccaatgttaaagtgcctaggatagcacaagggttacagtgtcctccattatcagaaaaatgtcacaagaacatgttaaaaacactgaaaacacaatGTTCATCAGAGTCGGTCTTCAAAAACAACACAGCCAACTATGGTGATTACTTCAGTCGTGGTCAAACTCAGGCGGAATTTAAGAGATGAAGCAACATCAGTGATctctgtttttactgtttattagAGATACCATCTTAATAAGTCATCATCTTAAAACAAACAAGCTGAACATTTTTAGCAGACTTGTCCGTTCTTGTCTTCCATTGAAAACTGCGTCATTTATTTTCACTCTTTTCAGAATCCTGAGACCCAAAGAACCCAGGTTGTAGCTTCTCTTCCTCAAACTAAACTGATTATACACCGAATAAAAGGGAGCAGCGGAAACAGTGGAGGTCTTTGCCCTTTGATGGGAAGAAAAACATgggtagtttgttttttttaacagtcgAACAGCTGCTCCTCAAACATGCAGAGCTCCTCTTTTCACAGATGGTGGATACTTCCgctccacctgctgctcctTCATCACCCTGTTCTTCTTTGTGTTGCTCACCTTTAATCATGCAGCGTCCCCTGACCTCACCTGCCCCCCATCTTTAATCCTTTGTTCCTGCTGCTGACAGAAaatcctcatcttcatcagcttTGCTTCATCTCAGCGTcccagctgcagctctgacagCAGCTGATGGGCACAGCAGATAGCTCAACCTATATAAGAGCAGCtagagctggagggggggcaGAGCGCGACCCCGCTGCAGCACAGAGCCTCTTGATACCCTCCTAACCTGCAGTGATGTGTAAAGGCCTTTCCTCCCTGCCTTCTTCATGTCTGGAGAAGTGAGTATCTGGCGGTGAAGACATGGAGAGAAGGTTCAGAGTCACTTCCAgtgtctgtgtgtttcaggGCCAAAGGGATGCGAGTGAAGCTCATTCACCTGGCAGATGCCCATCACAAGCATCGGTAAGTTGGCTGCGTTCAGGCTCAGAAGAATGAAAACCAGCTTTGGTTCTGACTGTCGGTCTGACCTCAGGCTTCACGACGGAAAGACACTTCAGGATCTGGAAACCCTGCTGAACACCAAAAGTAAGAGATTGACTTCTTCTCCACAAAGGTTTGAGCtttttcctcatcttctgcTCTGTAAAGcgaccagcaggtggcgctccGCAGAGAAGGGAGCTCCACTCAGACTGGTGTTTGTTGAACTGctgacaaaaactgtaaaactcaCCTGTTTTCCACCCAAATGCAAACTTTAAACTCAAACCTGACTAAGCTGAAAAAGAAGCTAAAGGTGTGATGAGGTCAACCACCTGAAGATCTGAAACCTGCAGCACAAGCAGACCAATGGCCATGATCCCAGCCCAAAACCCAACTCAGCAggactaaaaaacaacaaagaacaatcaattcttttttaaacatgacaCTAAAACACATTCAGCTCATGGTGCGTCTCCATAAAAACATCCAGATCCTCCTTCTGGTTCCTTTGCATGGTCTTCAGCGCTCCTTCATGCTTTACTTTGGGGTTTTGGAAATAAACTAAGGGCTGCaatgtggtgtagtggttagtacTCTGACATCACACAAACAgattcaaatcccagctgagttctttctgtgtgaagtttgcacgTTCTCCTGGTTCATGTGTcagtccaaaacatgcttcataggttcattggttgcTCTGAAACCGTGGTTATGCGTGATTATGACTGTGTATGCGTGTTTGTATCATTGGCAAATATTCTGTTATTTTCAtttagcaaattcagcttttattACTTTAATTCAGCCAAgaggactcccttgaaaaatATATCAGTAGATCTGAATAGGATTTTTCTTCCTGGTTAAataatagttaaataaataaaaaatacattttctcatgcaaaaaataaaaatcagcttCCTCTGCAGGATGGCCGGCCGTTCCCTTACGGATAGGAGGAGCTCAGTCACCAGGAGAGAGCTGCTGCTCCTTTAGCTCAAGCGGAGCCAGTTGGGGTGGCTCATGCATCTGGCCCGAATGCCTTCttggggaggtgttccaggcTGGTCGCACTGGGCAGAGACctcagggaagacccaggacacgctggagagactatgtcccTCAACTGGCCTGGGAACACCGTAGCTGCTGtctggggagagggaagtctgggtgggtggatggagtTTTACTTCAGTGAGTTTACAGCTAGCATCCTGTTTCTGATCattcattctttaaaaattccTCTCTTCTTCTGGTCCAGGTCATTAGTACGTTGCTCATGGTGACTTTGGGTTTAAACGTCCTTTGGTTCTTCGGGACATTTTCCTGGTTCAGGGTTCACTGATGTACTCTCATTTGTGCGTAATTGAGTTCTGTGGACAAAAGCTTCTGTGCATATTTTACAAACATCATCTCATGGGGATTTTCAGAGTTTTGACTGAATTCTAAAGTGACTTCAGTTTCTGGCTGCATTTGAAGGAACCTGTTTGATCTCAGTTTTCCTTTACAGAATAACTGATTAAGCCATTTTGGAATGAAACTGTCAAAATGTTGCTGCTACTCTTTCCGTTGGTTCATGTTGGCTGAAAAAGGACCTTCAGGTTGGAAGGTTTCCTGCCTCTCTGGGTTCAGGAGGATCATCCCCACAGAATTGTGGGTCACCAACAGAAACCCTCTGCATGAGTGGAACCAGAGTCAAAACTTTTATGGAAAACCTGATGACTTTCAGGCCATTTTGGTTTTAGAATCTGTAAAATGAAGatccaaagaaaaacagaagtttgGTTGAGTTTCAGGCTCAAAATGAACGTACATGAAACTGGAAAGCATAAAAAAGTGTGATCTTTTAGCGGGAGGTCTTTACCCTGAGCCGAAACATTGAGTTGATCATCAGAGATTGAATATGGGCGCCGTGTGGATGTCATTCATTCTCACAGCTTCCATCCTCAGATGCAGGGAAGATCTGCCTCTTTCATGAACATCATTCCCTGTAGGACTGAAATGATTCTTTTGAGACTAATCTGGCTCCATGACTAGTTATCTCCAAACTGGAACACTTGATGAAGagctgttttgttgtttccttcATGTCTTCTCTGAGCAGGATCCTAAAAACCAGAACTGTCCTTCTCTCCCAGGTGGCCTGCAGGCCTTTCGAGGCTTCCTTCGTTCAGAGTTCAGTGAGGAGAACCTGGAGTTCTGGTTGGCTTGTGAGGACTTCAGAGTTTCTCCTTCAAACCTGCTGAAGAACAAGGCCAGCAAGATCTACAGCCAGTTCGTTAACCCGGAGGCCCCACTGGAGGTCAGTGAAGATAAACCAAGCTCATCTGTCAATCAGGACAAAGGTCAAAGCTTCCTCCTGCTGAACAGGTGAACCTGGACGCTGAGACCCGCGAGGCTCTGCTGGGTGTGATGGAGTCTCCGAGCGCCGACTCCTTCCTGGAAGCCCAGCAGAGGATCTACAGCTTGATGGCCAAAGACTCCTTCCCTCGGTTCCTCCGCTCTCAGCTCTGCGTGGAGGCCCTCAAAGCCTTCTAGAAGCTCAGCATCACTTCTGCTGGATGTGATGGTGGAGCCGCGTTACCACTGCCATCCTACGTTTGTGTTGAGCTTCCCTGTGGCAGGAAGCTTCATGTGATGCTTGCTGTGCTGCTTTAATAAAAACCTGGAGCTTCAGTGTTGAGCTACTTTGCATCAGGCAcacattcaagaacacgctttcagcatgtggtgttcacactggacgagcagggaggggcctctttcttcttttcttttatttcctagcgcatgtccgccacctacagggggaagagacttggtgcaaatctggtgactcttgctccaggctttttctttcacagctctattccaatatgtGATAAAGTTGCTGTCATAATTCTGGCCGGAcgcacaattattaatttcttcttcatgatcattttcaaataatttgcactgcagtgaattaaaagggacgccattcatacatcactaccaaatccaagtccctcattggtcaaagttcaactggtttaactttcaatgcacgtTTAAGGGTCGCAAGCTTTGTATGTAAAACCCCAAAACGCTCATAGAAACCTGCGCAGCAATGCGTGAACCCAAAGGTTTGAATGCCGTAGCCCGAAACACACATTAGTGTAAGTTTAAAAGGACTTTTCCCTGGAAGTGTTAGCTTGAACGTGCCTTGCCAAGGGCGgggtgaacgcagctttagacCTGAAGCAGCTTCAGAGACGCCCAGCCACACCTTAGAGGGCCGACCTAAAACAAGGCTTCAGCGCTTGCCCCCCCCAGCACACACGTGAGGAGGGGCTAAGTGGTAGGGGGACAAATGCCACTCTTAGAGAACATCAGCTCTTCAAACATCATCTCAGTTTGAAAGTCATGAAAACTGATATAAACTGatcattattatatttattgatTCAAATGGACGATCTTCTCCAGATGTTTTTGATGAGTCATTGTTGACTTTTTCAAATCGTCCCAGAAAACGATGGTGTTTGTTAAATCAAACACAGTGAACCTCCATCTGACCCCCCAGCTGCTGTTTACTGTTACACAGATCCTCCATAGATCCTCCTTCAGGCCACAAAGAATGCCCCTGATCCTGGGGGGTCTGCAGGTTGCTCCTGATCCTGGGGGGTCTGCAAGATCCGCTGACCCTTGAGGGGGGTCTGCAGGTTGCTTCTGATCCTGAGGGGGTCTGCAGGTTGCCCCTgatcctgggggggggggggggggggggggggtcagcaggATTCTGTCTGCTGCTTCAGGACAGTCTTATTTTGAGCTGCCTCCCGGACGGCCAGCTGCTGGGGGTCCTTTGGGCTCAGCGCCTTTCACCACCGCCAGCGGCTTGTGGAGGGAGGAGCTAGCCCTCTGAGTCACCTCTTGTTCAATCTTGTTCCTGATGGCCACCTCCAGACcctggggggagggggcagaGTAGTCAAAAACAGTCCTGACAGTTCCCAATAGCTGTGGGGAGGAAATGACCTCACCTTTTTCAGCTTCTGCTGCTGAACCAACGGAGCCTTTTTGGGTGCGATGATCCTTCCTAACCACGGACAGAGATAAACGCCATCGGAGCTTCAGGTGATCTGGTTTAGACTACTACAACAATTTACACAGAAGAATTCCAGAATTGAAGCCGAACCATGACTTTTAGCGAGTGGGACGTCATCCATTCAGGCTCTGACCAAATAAAATTGATTCAGTCgactaattattaattattaattattattattaattattttacaatACGGACGCTgcaatgttggagccagacatcgtcagtaagcagtgattggtccaaaatctgtcaatctgaCGCTTCAAATGTTCCAGTTGGGGGCCAGCAAGCACCACATACATTTATTGACACATTAATAATTTGAATGACTTGCACTACAGACAAAAGATCAcgaaaaaatagaaatagaaagaCTGAGTAATAAGTGCTTATTTCCCTAATAAAGTCTATgacattttggctttttggagacagctggtacttcctgtttgggggggggggggctcaacTTGACGTCACAGCACGTTTCTGCGCGGGCGCGCGTCGGCCCCGCGTGCGGGTTTTTTTCGCGGTAGCAGCTTTCGTGCGGCTCCGGTTCTGCTCACCTCCTTTCTTCGGTCCTTTCTGCTTGTTGTGCGGCCCTTTCTTCGACGCTCCCGGCCGCTGCTTGAACTTCTTGGAACCCTGCGCCATTTTTACCGGAAGTAATTCTTCTACAGAGAACCACGTAGTTCCGGTCGCCTTCCGACTTTTGTGGCGCCCTCTGCTGTTCAGCTACTGTCCTACACTTGTAAATACAATCAATTCTCATTTACTTTTGTAACATAAATTAAGTGTCTAAAAGCAGCTTTACTTTACAatgcattttttgttctttttttctgctctatTCTCTTTCTATGAATGTTCATCCCTGATAcacttaaaagacaaaaaaagacacattgcctgatttttaaatttatttgtaaattttgGCGGAAAATAAGTAATTGGTTCACATTAGCACTTTGTTACATACAATTTATTGCCAGTTTCAGAGATCTAAGATCTTCAGCTGGTTTTCACATCCAGACTGCTACTTTGGTCCATTACTCCATGCAGCTCTCCTcaagagcagtgatgttttgggtgTTGCTGGGCAACGcagactttcaactccttcCGAAAAATTCCCTTTGGAGTTCTATGTGGTCCAAAGGACTTTATTtaggttttagttttaaaactcCTATCTCGGGTTTCATGCTGATGTGTGATTTTTATATGCATTTATTAAAGCACTTTGTTATTTCTATTTAGTGTACTTAATACATCAACTGATTAAAACAGAAGACAGGAAGGAAACAgaattattttgactttttttgttgggtaaaaagaaaagttcaaacCTAAACCTGGAGActtaaaaacttttcaaatacTCCATAAAAAATGAGACctgacaacagcagcagcttcgCTGTGGTTTTATTCTTTCTAcagatgtgaaaaagaaaatgacaggttcaGATCCGTTTGATAAAAATCCATTTTGAAACGACATTATAAAATCAGCATCAAGTGATTCTCAACAACAGTGACACACGTGCACGTGAAGAGGCCATCGAACACACTCCTTCCAGCACCTGCTTTGGTTGGCCACGGCGCCGCCACGCCCCCTGATGGCTGCAGGTCAGGGAAGTCAGACTGAAGGTGGGGGTCTGGCACGTGCTTCAGCTCTGATCCGGGCAGACAGATGGCGAGGTagagtgtgtgtgggaggagccttCCCGGCGTGTTTGGACAAACAGAAGCTTTCTGCTGTGGCCAGAAAGGTGAACTGAGAGCTGCTACGGGTCAGGAGCTTCACCGAAGCCACGGCGCCGCTTCTGTGTGGAGCTCCACGGCCAAAAAGACGAGTGAGAACTTACATCCAGCTGAGGAGAGTCCTGCTGCAGCCGTCTGCCTTTCCCTGCACttccagagttttttttttttttgtgaaaagtgAAGTCTGTGTGTGAAATGAACATTTACAGTGAGCAATATCTTCTTTCATGAAGCAAATCTTCTTCTCAGCCTTTTCTCCACACAAACCCACACTGGgcagtttttcaaaagaaaagtccAATATGTGGGACTTTACATCCGTCTtataaatatcaaaacaaaagtcGCTGCTGTTCCAGGAAGTGAAAGTTTTTAAAAGCCTGTTATAAGGAAGAGCCACGACAAAGTCAGGGTATCTGTGTCTGATGTTTCCAAGGAGATCTAGTTAAAATAATGAGAGGAACCAAAGGTGGGCTTCCAATCCCCTTTTCTACCAGGCTGGTTCCCATTCTACTTCATAACCAGACTTCAACTCGGCACCAGATCTCATCTTTCTCATACTTTAACAAGCTCCACCTCTTTCCTGGGCCAAAGCGAGGAGCCACTTCACCTTTTCAAAGTCAAAGGTTAGGAGCGggcctaaaaaaagaaatgctgagCAATCAAAGAAGTAGCTGATCTATACAAACAAAACTGGTCTGTagagtttctctttttgtggTCATCCTCTAAACCGGAGCCCATCAGACAAAGCCTCTGTTGTCAAAGGCTGTTGCTAAATGGAGGCAGACAGAACAGAAGATTGTCCATCTGTAGAACTTACAACAAGAACaatcttctcctcctctctgacagGCATGGTCAGCTGCGTGAAGATCTTAAACTGCAAAGTGCTGACTCAACTCTGAGTCCAGATGAAAGATGGGCTCACTCTACCCAAGTGGAACAAGCTGACAACTAATCCAGAAGGTTTCAGGTTAGGTAGAAAAGAGGCGTTAACTTTGTCATACTGCATGCGTGCAGCAGGGGGCAGTGTGGAACATCTGTCATCAGGATCAGGTGAGCTCAGAGATCAAAGCTCCAATCTTCCTGAAAACTCCCAGATCAAGGCCTGAAAGGTTTTCAGTTTTCAGAGTTTCTCTGGTGACTTCTGCTGTGAGGCTGAGGCCACAGTGAGCTTTGTGGGTGGGTGTGGAAAAaagggggggttggggggtgtCAGAGCACACTGAGCAGAAGGGGGAGACGTGGCTGAAAATCCCCAAACTGAAGTTGGTGTGAGGCAGTTGTACATTCAGAGGGGTGGGTGGAGACTCGGTCCACTCTTAAAGGAGCAGTTCACCACTTGAACAGCGTTCAAAAGTGaatctttcatttctttccctaAAGAAGAGGCTGACggagaaattctttaaaaaaaatcccagatgAACAGGTGATGTGCACCGGAATCACTGGTACTGCTCGGTAACGACTTTGCTTTTCGCCTATCTCTATCAGATCCAGGAGCACTAGTCTGGAGTCATGTGCATGGGTGTGCATTTAGTTTGTCTTTTCAGTTCAGTCATTTTGCAGAGTCAATGCTTTAGAGGCTAGGGTTGGGTTATGTTGACCTTAGTTCCCTCCCATTGATTAACTTTCtgtcatcattttatttgtccctaaagaagagaaaaaaactttattatgaATCTGCCAATTATATGAAGTAATCTGATTAAAGTGCAGGGATTGGGATCTTTTCTTCAGGTTATGCCTCAGTTTCCCACATACAGAAAGGGCTGTGTCTAGAttgggggcttgtccgggatcAATATTCATTAACTGCTTTGGTTAggggtttgattttttttgagcATATGGTGGGTTAGCTGCTGTGACTTTTACGTTTAACAGTTTCATTCACAATCCACACTAGCAGAAGTTGGATGGGTGCACAAAGCCCGACATACTAGTGTTATTCCCATTTCGGCATTTCCTTCAGGGGACGCCGCAGCAAATCACCTTTCACTAAGTCGCaaaggtggtttggcagaaatTGTTATGCCGGATGcctttcctgacacaaccctatATTTTtccaggctggggactggcacagggagacccagacgtGGGCCTCTTTGTGGTTACATAGTTGGGCAGCAGCGCTGAGGGTCTTGCTAAAGGACCCACATTGGATGTAGCTCATCACGCCCCGTGGGAAACAAAGTCTTTGCTTGTTTTGCATGAGCCAGTCCTGCACTTAACCAACAGAGCCAACCAGCTGCAATGAAAAGCCTGGCATACTAGTGTTTGGATTACAtc
The sequence above is a segment of the Oryzias latipes chromosome 1, ASM223467v1 genome. Coding sequences within it:
- the LOC101169913 gene encoding regulator of G-protein signaling 8-like isoform X3, with translation MSLNWPGNTVAAVWGEGSLGGLQAFRGFLRSEFSEENLEFWLACEDFRVSPSNLLKNKASKIYSQFVNPEAPLEVNLDAETREALLGVMESPSADSFLEAQQRIYSLMAKDSFPRFLRSQLCVEALKAF
- the LOC101169913 gene encoding regulator of G-protein signaling 5-like isoform X1; its protein translation is MCKGLSSLPSSCLEKAKGMRVKLIHLADAHHKHRLHDGKTLQDLETLLNTKSGLQAFRGFLRSEFSEENLEFWLACEDFRVSPSNLLKNKASKIYSQFVNPEAPLEVNLDAETREALLGVMESPSADSFLEAQQRIYSLMAKDSFPRFLRSQLCVEALKAF
- the LOC101169913 gene encoding regulator of G-protein signaling 8-like isoform X2, with the protein product MSLNWPGNTVAAVWGEGSLGGWMEFYFSGLQAFRGFLRSEFSEENLEFWLACEDFRVSPSNLLKNKASKIYSQFVNPEAPLEVNLDAETREALLGVMESPSADSFLEAQQRIYSLMAKDSFPRFLRSQLCVEALKAF
- the c1h19orf53 gene encoding leydig cell tumor 10 kDa protein homolog, translating into MAQGSKKFKQRPGASKKGPHNKQKGPKKGGRIIAPKKAPLVQQQKLKKGLEVAIRNKIEQEVTQRASSSLHKPLAVVKGAEPKGPPAAGRPGGSSK